A single region of the Rhipicephalus microplus isolate Deutch F79 chromosome 10, USDA_Rmic, whole genome shotgun sequence genome encodes:
- the LOC142774367 gene encoding uncharacterized protein LOC142774367 — translation MVTAVADAASAFEGSDPETTPAVVKKVQDLAFRGVSASAFGDAVEAKTPYSRNTSLFGLSRLKPALQSVWKLMAVPDLFLWTSWDVLERAAPLVEPSLAGSSGCVVCSIQIEEETRLTDTTARTFH, via the exons ATGGTGACGGCGgtggccgacgcagcgtccgccTTCGAGGGCAGTGACCCCGAGACTACACCCGCAGTAGTTAAGAAG GTTCAAGACCTGGCTTTCCGCGGCGTCAGCGCCAGTGCTTTCGGGGACGCGGTCGAAGCGAAGACTCCGTACTCGAGGAACACAAGCTTGTTCGGACTCAGCCGTCTCAAGCCCGCTTTGCAGTCGGTGTGGAAACTTATGGCCGTTCCAGACCTGTTCCTGTGGACCAGTTGGGACGTGCTCGAACGGGCCGCCCCACTCGTAGAGCCATCCCTGGCTGGTTCCTCGGGGTGCGTCGTTTGTAGTATTCAGATAGAAGAGGAAACAAGATTGACCGACACAACGGCACGAACATTTCATTAA
- the LOC142774847 gene encoding uncharacterized protein LOC142774847 yields MVCKLDTGANCCVISKEDVLSLPRKTREACRATLTSFFGHKTAAQFKVKLSLSVNDKQHDETFFIIEQNVPVTLSGAAAESLGLIYRVDSVETQQLYPAAQPFTDVFTGLEQLKNFEYEIKLKPGAVGVVVPARRVPVAIEEKVKAELQRMEEHNVITKEQVRYLGHVFTTQGLSLGPDRVQAILDMPAPSNTSERRLEELRVATAKDPALSTIRSYAETDWPENKEDVPACARPFWAYREEMHTQDGLVFRSNKDSLPGLSLG; encoded by the exons ATGGTCTGCAAACTTGATACTGGGGCAAACTGTTGTGTGATTTCAAAGGAAGATGTTTTGTCGCTTCCGAGAAAGACTCGTGAAGCCTGCCGAGCCACGTTAACGAGTTTTTTCGGCCACAAAACGGCTGCGCAGTTTAAAGTAAAGTTGTCGCTATCCGTGAACGATAAACAGCACGATGAAACCTTCTTCATCATAGAGCAAAACGTGCCGGTGACCCTCAGCGGAGCAGCAGCAGAAAGCCTTGGCTTGATTTATCGCGTTGATAGCGTCGAGACGCAGCAACTCTACCCGGCGGCTCAGCCCTTCACCGATGTTTTCACAGGATTGGAACAGCTGAAGAATTTTGAGTACGAAATAAAGCTCAAACCCGGCGCCGTCGGTGTTGTTGTGCCAGCCAGAAGGGTTCCGGTCGCCATTGAAGAAAAAGTAAAGGCCGAACTTCAACGCATGGAGGAGCACAACGTCATAACCAAG GAGCAAGTTCGCTACTTGGGACACGTTTTCACCACGCAAGGACTGAGCCTGGGACCCGATCGCGTCCAAGCCATTTTGGACATGCCAGCGCCAAGTAACA CTTCTGAGCGTCGCCTCGAGGAACTACGTGTGGCAACCGCCAAGGATCCTGCTCTGTCGACCATCCGATCCTATGCAGAGACTGACTGGCCGGAAAACAAAGAGGACGTCCCAGCATGTGCCAGGCCATTTTGGGCGTATCGAGAAGAGATGCATACACAAGATGGCCTCGTCTTCCGCAGCAACAAG gacAGCCTGCCGGGGCTCAGCCTTGGTTAA